One Fusobacterium ulcerans DNA segment encodes these proteins:
- a CDS encoding HpcH/HpaI aldolase family protein translates to MEKNLKKRLKEETLYGTFVPFALGDVADYTSRLGFDFIIIDNEHGIMNQETIFDMIRAAQCQRTPVLVRCTNSTPDMIHKVLDMGAEGILVPVINTAEDAREVLKSALYPPMGERGIAYFTRASSYGMIEDKTEFLKKANEEVFISIQLETGAAIENLDEILEVEGIDMFFIGPNDLAASLGLPNSHPEMGRIIKETIDKITAKGKTAGIFVTDDETARKYTGYGAKLILTSITKYLTQGVKEYLRKAKNS, encoded by the coding sequence ATGGAGAAGAATTTAAAAAAAAGATTAAAAGAAGAAACTTTATATGGAACATTTGTTCCTTTTGCATTGGGAGATGTTGCTGACTATACTTCAAGACTTGGATTTGATTTTATTATTATTGATAACGAACATGGAATTATGAATCAGGAAACAATATTCGATATGATAAGAGCAGCTCAATGCCAGAGAACTCCTGTTCTTGTTAGATGTACAAACAGTACTCCAGATATGATTCATAAGGTGCTGGATATGGGAGCAGAGGGAATACTTGTCCCTGTTATAAATACAGCTGAAGATGCCAGAGAAGTATTAAAATCAGCACTTTATCCACCAATGGGAGAGAGAGGAATAGCATATTTCACAAGAGCATCATCATATGGAATGATAGAAGATAAAACTGAATTTCTGAAAAAAGCAAATGAAGAGGTCTTTATAAGTATTCAACTGGAAACAGGAGCTGCTATAGAAAATCTAGATGAAATATTAGAGGTAGAAGGAATAGATATGTTCTTCATAGGGCCAAATGATCTGGCAGCATCTTTAGGACTTCCAAATTCACATCCAGAAATGGGAAGAATTATAAAGGAAACTATAGATAAAATTACAGCTAAAGGAAAAACAGCAGGAATTTTTGTAACTGATGATGAAACAGCTAGAAAATACACTGGATATGGAGCTAAGCTTATACTTACTTCTATAACTAAATATTTGACACAGGGAGTAAAAGAATATTTGAGAAAAGCTAAGAATAGTTAA
- the citD gene encoding citrate lyase acyl carrier protein: MVGVCGNEKDSDALVTVNLDNVGIKIEIESKNKKMFGNLMEKAVREVLADMKIENAKVLVQDFGALDFVIKGRTRTAVRRAVAGGEK; the protein is encoded by the coding sequence ATGGTGGGAGTATGTGGAAATGAAAAAGATTCAGATGCTTTGGTTACTGTGAATTTAGATAATGTTGGAATTAAAATAGAGATAGAATCAAAGAATAAAAAGATGTTTGGGAATCTTATGGAAAAAGCTGTAAGAGAAGTACTGGCTGATATGAAAATAGAAAATGCAAAAGTACTGGTACAAGATTTTGGAGCTTTGGACTTTGTAATAAAAGGAAGAACAAGAACAGCAGTGAGAAGAGCTGTAGCAGGAGGGGAGAAATAA
- a CDS encoding HpcH/HpaI aldolase/citrate lyase family protein, protein MERRARRTMMFAPANNPKMLVTAHLYGPDCVLFDLEDAVKYADKDAARDLLAEALKVVDYGDTEIFARINPLSTEFGKDDVRVLVPAGLRKMRLAMCETPEQVKELDQLLTKVEKEHGIENGACKIQCSLETPLAVMNAVSIATASSRVISISFGAEDFTRTMGAERTKEGKELFVARTMVVMAAAIAGVDAIDTVWSDLDDEEGFKEEVKTSMNLGFAGKSCIHPSQVKIVHKIFTPNKEELEKSLEIVKAAEAANINKGGVITVNGKMVDIPVIAKAEKVVRLAKSAGMIK, encoded by the coding sequence ATGGAAAGAAGAGCAAGAAGAACCATGATGTTTGCACCAGCAAATAATCCCAAAATGTTGGTAACAGCTCATCTTTATGGTCCAGACTGTGTATTGTTTGATCTGGAAGATGCTGTTAAATATGCAGATAAAGATGCTGCAAGAGATTTGTTGGCTGAAGCATTAAAAGTGGTAGATTATGGAGATACTGAAATTTTTGCAAGAATTAATCCTTTAAGTACAGAATTTGGAAAAGATGATGTAAGAGTATTGGTTCCAGCTGGGCTTAGAAAAATGAGACTGGCTATGTGTGAAACTCCAGAACAGGTAAAAGAACTAGACCAGTTATTAACTAAAGTTGAGAAAGAACATGGAATAGAAAATGGAGCCTGTAAAATACAGTGTTCTTTAGAAACTCCTTTGGCAGTTATGAATGCAGTAAGCATTGCAACAGCATCTTCAAGGGTGATATCTATATCTTTTGGAGCAGAGGATTTCACAAGAACTATGGGAGCAGAGAGAACTAAAGAGGGAAAAGAACTGTTTGTAGCTAGAACTATGGTAGTAATGGCAGCTGCTATTGCAGGAGTAGATGCTATTGATACTGTATGGTCTGACTTAGATGATGAAGAAGGATTCAAAGAAGAGGTAAAAACATCAATGAACTTAGGATTTGCAGGAAAATCTTGTATTCATCCATCACAGGTAAAAATAGTTCATAAGATATTTACACCAAATAAAGAGGAACTTGAAAAATCATTGGAAATAGTGAAAGCGGCAGAAGCTGCCAATATTAATAAAGGTGGAGTAATCACTGTAAATGGAAAAATGGTAGATATTCCAGTAATAGCCAAAGCAGAAAAAGTAGTTAGACTGGCTAAAAGTGCAGGAATGATTAAATAG
- the citF gene encoding citrate lyase subunit alpha yields MKNIKNKAEREIPEYIEGYGEVKPYAGPFATEPTGRKYAPLKSFSRPGDSKILSSIKEAVEKCEIKDGMTISFHHHLRNGDYVLNMVMDEIAKLGIKNLNLVCSSLTKAHEPLIEHIRNGVVTGINTSGLRGEIAKEISKNNILGRPVVFRTHGGRARAIEAGELKIDVAFIAAPACDRMGNMNGTEGKSAFGAMGYPMVDAQYAEKVVAITDNLMPFPLKKISIPMTQTDYVVEVESIGDPEQIATGATRITKNPQELLIAEKASEVLTASGYIKNGFSFQAGSGGASLAVCKYLKEYMNENNIKGSFAAGGITATMVELLEEGYFEALLDTQSFDSAAAESMIKNPTHIEMSASMYANPHNKGCSAHQLDVMILSATEIDVSYNINSLTGSTGIIMGALGGAPDTAAGAKLTVVVAPTMRKRIPIVTDRVTTVVTPGETVDVLVTERGICVNPKRTELIEILTAAGIPLKTIEELKEEVEKLTGVPEKFSTSDTVVAVVEYRDGTVIDVVRQAK; encoded by the coding sequence ATAAAAAATATAAAAAATAAAGCAGAAAGAGAAATCCCTGAATATATTGAAGGATATGGAGAGGTAAAACCTTATGCTGGGCCTTTTGCTACAGAACCAACAGGAAGAAAATATGCTCCATTAAAAAGTTTTTCCAGACCAGGGGACTCAAAAATATTAAGTTCAATAAAGGAAGCGGTAGAGAAATGTGAAATAAAAGATGGAATGACAATATCTTTCCATCATCATTTAAGAAATGGAGACTATGTACTTAATATGGTAATGGATGAAATTGCTAAGTTAGGAATAAAAAACCTTAATTTAGTATGTTCTTCATTGACAAAGGCACATGAACCATTGATTGAACATATCAGAAATGGAGTAGTTACTGGGATAAATACTTCTGGTCTGAGAGGTGAAATAGCTAAAGAAATTTCTAAAAATAACATTTTGGGAAGACCAGTAGTATTTAGAACTCATGGTGGAAGAGCAAGAGCTATAGAAGCAGGAGAATTGAAAATAGATGTAGCCTTTATAGCAGCTCCAGCCTGTGACAGAATGGGAAATATGAATGGAACAGAAGGAAAATCAGCATTTGGAGCTATGGGGTATCCAATGGTGGATGCTCAATATGCAGAAAAAGTTGTGGCTATAACTGACAACTTAATGCCATTTCCTCTAAAGAAAATAAGTATTCCAATGACACAGACAGATTATGTAGTAGAAGTTGAATCTATTGGAGATCCTGAACAGATAGCAACTGGAGCAACAAGAATAACTAAAAATCCTCAGGAGCTTTTAATTGCTGAGAAAGCATCTGAAGTATTGACAGCATCTGGATATATAAAAAATGGTTTTTCATTTCAGGCAGGTTCTGGAGGAGCTTCTCTGGCAGTGTGCAAATATTTGAAAGAATATATGAATGAAAATAATATCAAGGGGTCATTTGCAGCTGGAGGAATAACAGCTACTATGGTTGAACTTTTAGAAGAGGGATATTTTGAAGCTTTGCTGGATACTCAGAGTTTTGACAGTGCAGCAGCAGAATCAATGATTAAAAATCCAACTCATATAGAGATGTCAGCTTCTATGTATGCCAATCCCCATAATAAAGGATGTAGTGCTCATCAATTGGATGTAATGATATTGTCAGCAACAGAAATAGATGTGAGCTACAATATAAATTCACTTACTGGGTCAACAGGAATAATAATGGGAGCATTGGGGGGAGCACCTGATACAGCAGCAGGAGCAAAACTTACAGTGGTAGTAGCTCCGACTATGAGAAAGAGAATCCCAATAGTTACAGACAGAGTGACTACTGTGGTAACACCGGGAGAGACAGTTGATGTATTGGTAACTGAGAGAGGAATCTGTGTAAATCCTAAGAGAACGGAGTTGATAGAGATATTGACAGCAGCTGGAATTCCTTTAAAAACGATAGAGGAATTGAAAGAAGAAGTTGAAAAATTAACAGGAGTTCCAGAAAAGTTTTCTACTTCTGATACAGTGGTAGCAGTAGTGGAATACAGAGATGGAACTGTAATAGATGTAGTGAGACAGGCTAAATAG
- a CDS encoding Na+/H+ antiporter NhaC family protein, with product MKKILFLLMFFFLFSYVAVNKFTLGIIVFIVYIGFALLALKKENTLDSIIDISLEYSKKSKVVLMIFMFVGALTASWLSSGTIPGIVYFGIKFINPGLFIFFSFLITSIIAFFLGSSFGTASTIGIALMAIARSGNIDVNIVGASIISGIYFGDRWSPLSSSANLVAVLTRVDIYSNLKNMIKSMIIPYILTSLFYIFLSRSYVLDITENSISGLIFNNYNLDVKFIFVPVVSIIIFSLLRINVRISMGVSILLASIVAVVVQKETIMNVVKYLTLGYYKFDGTALEKIIKGGGVKSMLNASALIIISCALIGVLEQLNILSYIKNKIMNVKNRAELFRNTILVSIITGMVGANQTIAVIMTENIVEKVYDEKKVHRLELAKDIENSAIVLPAIIPWNIACYLPCTMLGIGSIKFIPYAAYIYLIPACTYIYYRFILKEKEL from the coding sequence ATGAAAAAAATTCTATTTTTGCTTATGTTCTTTTTTTTATTTTCATATGTTGCAGTAAATAAATTTACTCTTGGAATAATAGTTTTTATAGTGTATATAGGATTTGCCCTACTGGCACTAAAAAAAGAAAATACACTGGATTCTATTATAGATATTTCTCTTGAGTACAGCAAAAAGTCTAAAGTAGTTTTAATGATATTTATGTTTGTAGGAGCTTTGACAGCCAGCTGGCTTTCTTCAGGAACGATTCCCGGGATTGTATATTTTGGAATAAAATTTATAAATCCGGGTCTTTTCATATTCTTTTCTTTTCTCATAACAAGTATAATAGCCTTTTTTCTTGGTAGTTCATTTGGAACGGCAAGTACAATAGGGATTGCTCTTATGGCGATAGCCAGAAGTGGAAATATAGATGTTAATATTGTGGGAGCTTCAATAATCTCTGGAATATATTTTGGAGACAGGTGGTCTCCTCTTTCGTCTAGTGCCAATTTAGTAGCTGTTCTTACAAGAGTGGACATATATTCAAATTTAAAAAATATGATAAAATCAATGATAATTCCATATATCTTAACGAGTCTGTTCTATATATTTTTATCTAGAAGTTATGTTCTTGATATAACAGAAAATAGTATTTCAGGGCTTATTTTTAATAACTATAATTTAGATGTAAAGTTTATATTTGTTCCTGTTGTATCAATCATTATTTTTTCGCTTTTAAGGATAAATGTAAGAATATCTATGGGAGTAAGCATACTTTTAGCTTCGATTGTAGCTGTAGTCGTTCAAAAAGAAACGATTATGAATGTGGTAAAATATTTAACTTTAGGGTATTATAAGTTTGATGGAACAGCTTTAGAGAAAATTATCAAAGGGGGAGGGGTTAAATCAATGCTGAATGCTTCCGCCCTCATAATTATTTCATGTGCTCTTATAGGAGTTTTAGAACAGCTGAATATACTTAGTTATATAAAAAATAAAATAATGAATGTAAAAAATAGAGCTGAGTTATTCAGAAATACGATACTTGTAAGTATTATAACAGGAATGGTAGGAGCTAATCAGACTATTGCAGTGATAATGACTGAAAATATTGTAGAAAAAGTTTATGATGAAAAGAAAGTTCACAGATTAGAATTGGCAAAAGATATAGAGAATTCAGCAATAGTTTTACCAGCAATTATACCATGGAATATAGCCTGTTATCTTCCATGCACAATGCTGGGAATTGGAAGCATAAAATTTATTCCCTATGCAGCATATATATACCTGATTCCAGCGTGTACTTACATATATTATAGATTTATTCTAAAGGAAAAAGAACTTTAA
- a CDS encoding YbaK/EbsC family protein has product MEEKFEVSELLSGRPDREISDKEKDCYDMLDELGISYERVEFNIFPETLEDLCKSDEKLKMPGIKNLMFKTKNGSQFFLLVLARSEKLDIKEFRAKHGLSKIEMAKDVDLEKVLNTHSGAVSITELMYDKDNKIKLYIDEKLLEQEYMRFHPNENLATLKIKMKDFKEKVIPYLKHEVNIL; this is encoded by the coding sequence ATGGAAGAAAAATTTGAAGTATCAGAGTTATTATCAGGAAGACCAGACAGAGAGATTTCAGACAAAGAAAAAGATTGTTATGATATGCTGGATGAATTAGGTATTTCTTATGAAAGAGTAGAATTTAATATCTTTCCTGAAACACTGGAAGATTTATGCAAATCAGATGAGAAATTGAAAATGCCTGGTATAAAAAATTTAATGTTTAAAACTAAAAATGGAAGTCAGTTTTTTTTACTGGTCTTAGCAAGAAGTGAAAAGTTGGATATAAAAGAATTTAGAGCAAAACATGGTCTTTCTAAGATAGAAATGGCAAAGGATGTCGACTTGGAAAAAGTTTTGAATACTCACTCTGGAGCAGTGAGCATAACAGAATTGATGTATGATAAAGATAATAAAATAAAATTATATATAGATGAGAAGCTTTTAGAGCAGGAATATATGCGTTTTCATCCAAATGAAAATTTAGCTACTCTTAAAATAAAGATGAAAGACTTTAAGGAAAAGGTGATTCCATATTTAAAGCATGAAGTTAATATCTTATAA
- a CDS encoding GNAT family N-acetyltransferase, whose amino-acid sequence MVEIRMAEKEDVAKIVMIERECFPAAEAAKEEDIYKRFEVFGENFIVAVEDGKVIGFVNGCTTDKPELPDELYHNPLLHNAAGDYQTVFGLDVLPEYRKKGVAGELLKHMISLSKARKKKGIILTCKDYLIGYYEKFGFENQGVSASSHGGAKWNNMFLNLEK is encoded by the coding sequence ATGGTAGAAATAAGAATGGCTGAAAAAGAAGATGTGGCAAAAATAGTAATGATCGAGAGGGAATGTTTTCCAGCAGCTGAAGCAGCAAAAGAGGAAGATATTTATAAAAGATTTGAAGTATTTGGAGAGAATTTTATAGTAGCAGTGGAAGATGGAAAAGTGATTGGTTTTGTAAATGGCTGTACAACAGATAAACCAGAACTTCCAGATGAATTATACCATAATCCATTATTGCATAATGCAGCAGGAGATTATCAGACAGTATTTGGACTTGATGTGCTTCCAGAATATAGAAAAAAAGGAGTAGCTGGAGAGTTGCTGAAACACATGATATCTTTGAGTAAAGCAAGAAAGAAAAAAGGTATTATTTTAACTTGTAAAGATTATTTAATTGGATACTATGAAAAATTTGGATTTGAAAATCAGGGAGTATCTGCATCTTCTCATGGAGGAGCAAAGTGGAATAATATGTTTTTGAATCTTGAAAAATAG
- a CDS encoding sugar O-acetyltransferase translates to MTEFEKMINGQEYNTKDKELRALSSRGKNLIKEYNMLLAEDINEREKKIKEILEKCGKNVRINQPFYVDYGCNISVGDNVVINMNCTFLDTSKITIGNNVLIAPDVKIYTAVHPLRGEERMIINSDGSVNIKTNASPVTIGNDVWIGGGTIIISGVTIGNNVVIGAGSVVTKSVPDNTIAFGNPCKVIKENK, encoded by the coding sequence ATGACTGAGTTTGAAAAAATGATTAATGGACAGGAATATAATACTAAGGACAAAGAACTTAGAGCATTGAGCAGCAGAGGAAAAAATTTAATCAAAGAATATAATATGCTTCTTGCTGAGGATATAAATGAGAGAGAAAAGAAGATAAAAGAAATATTGGAGAAATGCGGAAAAAATGTCAGAATTAATCAACCTTTCTATGTGGACTATGGCTGCAATATTTCAGTGGGAGATAATGTTGTAATTAATATGAACTGCACATTTTTAGATACTTCTAAAATTACAATAGGAAATAATGTATTGATAGCTCCAGATGTAAAAATATATACAGCTGTTCATCCTTTAAGGGGAGAAGAGAGAATGATAATCAATAGTGATGGAAGTGTAAATATAAAAACAAATGCTTCTCCTGTAACGATAGGAAATGATGTGTGGATAGGAGGAGGAACTATCATAATATCTGGGGTGACAATAGGAAATAATGTTGTCATAGGAGCTGGGAGTGTAGTAACAAAATCTGTTCCAGATAATACAATAGCCTTTGGAAATCCTTGTAAAGTAATAAAAGAAAATAAGTAG
- a CDS encoding cyclophilin-like fold protein → MSMEMLLMGIMVFFSITAFGEIEAERIKFSFEGKEIVVLLRDNSAAKSLLEQLPLTLKFENYGGTEKISYPPEKLDISKAPNNCTPSAGDLTYYAPWGNLAFFHKDYRNSDGLVPLGRIETGIENLQEINENFSVTVERIK, encoded by the coding sequence ATGAGTATGGAAATGTTACTGATGGGAATTATGGTATTTTTTTCAATAACAGCATTTGGAGAAATAGAAGCTGAGAGAATAAAATTTTCCTTTGAAGGAAAGGAAATAGTAGTATTGCTGAGAGATAACAGTGCAGCAAAAAGTTTGCTGGAGCAGCTGCCATTGACATTGAAATTTGAAAATTATGGAGGAACAGAAAAAATAAGCTATCCACCTGAAAAGTTGGATATCAGCAAAGCACCAAACAACTGTACTCCATCAGCAGGAGATTTGACATACTACGCTCCTTGGGGAAATTTAGCATTTTTCCATAAAGATTATAGAAATTCTGATGGATTGGTACCACTTGGAAGAATTGAGACTGGAATTGAAAATCTGCAAGAAATCAATGAAAATTTTTCTGTAACAGTTGAAAGAATAAAATAA
- a CDS encoding YoaK family protein — translation MKKSHGQMSESFLLGALLAFSGGFLDLYTYVCRGEVFANAQTGNMIFLSLYLAQREWKHAIRYIFPIIAFALAVILVERVRSHYQEKENQDINIHWRQVIILIELIILIADAFIPQKYNILVNINVSFVCSMQFEAFRKIQGCSLTTTMCTGNLRSGTEYFFIWRKKRDKSAKGKGFLCFIIILFFLFGAVASYFLTNRFLEKAVLIPCVILLLVFLMMFIKEEEKQKELDEFIK, via the coding sequence ATGAAAAAAAGTCATGGACAAATGTCAGAATCTTTTCTGCTTGGTGCTCTGCTTGCTTTTTCTGGCGGTTTTTTAGATTTGTATACCTATGTTTGTCGTGGAGAAGTATTTGCTAATGCTCAAACAGGCAACATGATATTTTTATCTCTCTATCTAGCTCAAAGAGAATGGAAACATGCAATACGATATATCTTTCCAATTATTGCTTTTGCACTTGCTGTAATTTTAGTGGAAAGAGTCAGGTCTCACTATCAAGAAAAAGAAAATCAAGATATCAACATACACTGGCGGCAAGTTATTATACTTATTGAGCTGATAATACTTATAGCTGATGCCTTTATCCCACAGAAATATAATATTTTGGTAAATATCAACGTTTCTTTTGTATGCTCTATGCAGTTTGAGGCATTTCGAAAAATTCAAGGCTGTTCTCTTACTACAACTATGTGCACAGGAAATTTGCGTTCAGGTACTGAATATTTTTTTATCTGGCGTAAAAAAAGAGATAAAAGTGCAAAAGGTAAAGGATTCCTTTGCTTTATAATTATTCTGTTTTTTCTCTTTGGTGCTGTTGCAAGTTACTTTCTCACTAATCGATTTCTAGAAAAAGCTGTTCTTATTCCATGTGTAATACTTCTTTTAGTTTTCTTGATGATGTTTATCAAGGAGGAAGAGAAACAGAAGGAGCTTGATGAGTTTATAAAATGA